From one Luteolibacter sp. SL250 genomic stretch:
- a CDS encoding ABC transporter substrate-binding protein codes for MLTLIAALPASALEKVTLQLKWTHQFQFAGYYAAVEKGYYREAGLDVEIREALPEQDTAREVTKGNADFGVGTSNLVLLRAQGEPVVVLGVIYQHSPFVLISTQASGIQDIHELSRRKIMMELDAAELLAYFKHEGIDVSKVDVRPHTFRLEDLLEDKVQGMACYSTDQPFFLKEKGIPYQVFNPRAGGIDFYGDNLFTTEKQIRENPERVKRFLDASLRGWKYAMAHQEEMVDLILKKYPQDHSRDHLLFEAAESVKLIHPELIELGYVNPGRWESIVKAYADLGFLKDKVDLKSFIYERDPKPDLRWVYWSLGAIAVVAAAFGLWTLMTARMNRLLREEVAARKDAEARALAENAAKSRFLSVLAHEVRTPLSGILSSLWLYKTSETQEEKDQVVEIAEMSSNHLLRLVDNTLDHSKLEAAKMDVEKMPVIIDEFLDRIVELFHAAANAKAISLEMEIDPAMPDTITTDPTRLRQILSNLISNAVKFTSKGGVKVVATQETPYSTVEFKVQDTGPGISPDQTEKIFEPYAQADPSVSREHGGTGLGLSISSQLARLLGGEVRVESKPGEGATFTLSIPDMNKK; via the coding sequence TTGCTCACGTTGATCGCCGCCCTGCCGGCCTCCGCACTGGAGAAGGTGACGCTGCAGCTCAAGTGGACCCACCAGTTCCAGTTCGCGGGCTACTATGCGGCGGTGGAGAAAGGCTACTACCGGGAAGCGGGTCTGGACGTGGAGATCCGCGAGGCGTTGCCGGAACAGGACACGGCCCGCGAGGTGACGAAGGGGAACGCGGACTTCGGAGTGGGAACGTCGAACCTCGTCCTGCTGCGCGCCCAGGGGGAGCCGGTGGTGGTGCTGGGGGTGATCTACCAGCACTCCCCCTTTGTGCTCATATCGACCCAGGCCTCCGGGATCCAGGACATCCACGAGCTGTCCCGCCGGAAGATCATGATGGAGCTGGATGCCGCGGAGTTGCTGGCCTACTTCAAGCATGAGGGCATCGACGTCTCGAAGGTGGACGTCCGTCCCCATACCTTCCGCCTGGAGGACCTGCTGGAGGACAAGGTGCAGGGCATGGCGTGCTACTCCACGGACCAGCCCTTTTTCCTGAAGGAAAAGGGAATCCCCTACCAGGTGTTCAACCCCAGGGCGGGTGGGATCGACTTCTACGGCGACAACCTGTTCACCACGGAGAAGCAGATCCGGGAGAACCCGGAGCGGGTGAAGCGATTCCTGGACGCCAGCCTCCGCGGCTGGAAATACGCCATGGCCCACCAGGAGGAAATGGTGGATCTCATCCTGAAGAAATACCCCCAGGACCACTCCCGGGACCATCTGTTGTTCGAGGCCGCGGAATCCGTGAAGCTGATCCATCCGGAGCTGATCGAGCTGGGCTACGTCAATCCGGGCCGCTGGGAAAGCATCGTGAAAGCCTATGCGGATCTCGGCTTCCTGAAGGACAAGGTGGACCTGAAGTCGTTCATCTATGAGCGTGATCCGAAGCCGGACCTCCGCTGGGTCTATTGGTCGCTGGGCGCCATCGCCGTGGTGGCGGCGGCCTTCGGCCTGTGGACGCTCATGACGGCTAGGATGAACCGCCTGCTGCGTGAGGAAGTGGCCGCGCGGAAGGACGCGGAGGCCCGCGCTCTGGCGGAGAACGCGGCGAAGTCCCGGTTCCTCTCCGTGCTGGCCCATGAGGTGCGCACCCCGCTGTCCGGCATCCTCAGCTCCCTGTGGCTCTACAAGACCTCGGAAACCCAGGAGGAAAAGGACCAGGTGGTGGAGATCGCGGAGATGTCATCGAACCACCTGCTCCGTCTGGTGGACAACACCCTCGACCATTCCAAGCTGGAAGCCGCGAAAATGGATGTGGAGAAGATGCCGGTCATAATCGACGAGTTCCTCGACCGCATCGTGGAGCTGTTCCATGCCGCGGCGAACGCGAAGGCGATCTCCCTGGAAATGGAGATCGACCCGGCGATGCCGGACACGATCACGACGGATCCGACGCGCCTGCGGCAGATCCTCTCCAACCTCATCTCCAATGCGGTGAAGTTCACCTCGAAGGGTGGCGTGAAGGTCGTCGCCACGCAGGAAACCCCCTACTCCACCGTCGAGTTCAAGGTGCAGGATACCGGTCCCGGCATCAGCCCGGACCAGACGGAGAAAATCTTCGAACCGTATGCGCAGGCGGATCCGTCCGTGTCCCGTGAACACGGCGGGACGGGACTGGGACTGTCCATTTCCTCCCAACTGGCACGCCTGCTGGGTGGCGAAGTCCGTGTGGAAAGTAAGCCGGGTGAGGGCGCCACCTTCACGCTGAGCATCCCGGACATGAACAAGAAGTAG
- a CDS encoding LytTR family DNA-binding domain-containing protein: MGLRIRVMVVDDVAVQRMVMRRLIGQHSFLEWIGEADGAEKALVMIDELNPDVLLLDVQMPGLTGLELFASLKNPPKVVFASAWPTYAVDAFTLDAVDYLLKPVSPERFASTAKRLERLFTEDENPAVRHEPMDRICVRSTERTIFLPLPTVASLKADGDFTWVRDVQQPAILACRRIGEFEEILPSPPFIRLDRSLIINLERVAKVERLSRNGAQVWLRGLEEPVEIGRTALARLQEVMKVP, translated from the coding sequence ATGGGTCTGCGCATAAGGGTGATGGTCGTCGATGACGTTGCGGTGCAACGGATGGTCATGCGTCGCCTCATCGGCCAGCACTCCTTTCTGGAGTGGATCGGCGAAGCCGACGGGGCGGAAAAGGCCCTCGTGATGATCGATGAACTGAATCCGGACGTGCTGCTGCTCGACGTGCAGATGCCCGGCCTCACCGGACTGGAGTTGTTCGCGAGCCTGAAAAATCCGCCGAAGGTCGTCTTCGCCAGCGCATGGCCCACCTACGCGGTGGACGCCTTTACCCTGGACGCGGTGGATTACCTCCTCAAGCCGGTGTCCCCGGAACGGTTCGCCTCCACCGCCAAGCGGCTGGAGCGTCTTTTCACCGAAGACGAGAACCCCGCCGTCCGCCATGAACCGATGGACCGCATCTGCGTGCGCAGCACGGAGCGCACGATTTTCCTGCCCCTGCCCACTGTCGCCTCGCTGAAGGCGGACGGGGATTTCACCTGGGTCCGGGATGTCCAGCAGCCGGCGATCCTCGCCTGCAGGCGGATCGGCGAGTTCGAGGAAATCCTCCCGTCTCCTCCATTCATCCGCCTGGACCGCTCCCTCATCATCAACCTTGAGCGTGTCGCAAAGGTCGAACGCCTGTCGCGGAACGGCGCCCAGGTCTGGTTGCGCGGGCTGGAGGAACCGGTGGAGATCGGCAGGACCGCCCTCGCCCGGCTTCAGGAGGTGATGAAGGTGCCCTGA
- a CDS encoding CSLREA domain-containing protein, whose translation MKFRSLLPLLLILPAEAGAQVQTGPRFVVSTLADRNNGTALTGDCTLREAIGAAATSGQPAIIVFAENLGGTLTLSPALGQLSLSSPVSILGPGARALTVSGGGALRVFGVSGGPHLISGITISGGKVTAMNQSGGGISSSGDLVIQDCSISGNQVQSPAYFVSSGGGIFVNGGTLTLVRSSVSGNTATGMNVSGNRYGYDAMGAGVHVASGIFTARSSTFQGNTATGGSGTSRTGWACGGIYNNGTTVLRNCTVSGNTATATDAPGIGGIFSAGGNCTLSSTVVAANTVTGYARHRDVRGAFTSDGYNFIGATNGFPAGEHEVRAFAQATDLTGTEQSPRDPKLGAFQSNGGSTNTMLPLADSPLVDQGKTTAEALDDQRGRSRFVDDAAIPNAAGGDGADIGAVEYGAPIDLPTIEFTAGGAVIRLKGERGMNHTFEYSDDLDDPWTPFGGVIFSDGGGNLTVLDPFNPGPRPPRRFYRAVPAP comes from the coding sequence ATGAAGTTCCGGAGCCTCCTACCGTTGTTGTTGATTCTTCCGGCGGAGGCCGGGGCGCAGGTGCAGACCGGCCCGCGCTTCGTGGTCTCCACCCTGGCGGACCGGAACAACGGCACCGCCCTCACCGGGGATTGCACGTTGCGGGAGGCCATCGGCGCGGCCGCCACATCCGGCCAGCCTGCCATCATCGTCTTCGCGGAGAATCTGGGCGGCACCCTCACCCTCAGTCCCGCGCTCGGCCAGTTGAGCCTCAGCTCCCCGGTATCCATCCTCGGTCCGGGAGCGCGTGCGCTCACGGTGTCTGGTGGCGGCGCGCTGCGTGTGTTCGGCGTGTCGGGCGGGCCGCATCTCATCTCCGGCATCACCATTTCCGGAGGGAAAGTAACGGCCATGAACCAGAGTGGGGGAGGGATCTCGTCCAGTGGTGATCTTGTCATCCAGGATTGCTCGATCTCCGGCAACCAGGTGCAGTCCCCCGCCTACTTCGTCTCCAGCGGTGGTGGCATCTTCGTCAATGGCGGCACGCTCACGCTGGTCCGCAGCAGCGTGAGCGGAAACACCGCCACGGGTATGAATGTTTCCGGAAACCGATACGGATATGACGCCATGGGCGCGGGCGTCCATGTCGCCTCTGGAATTTTCACCGCCAGGTCCTCCACCTTCCAGGGAAACACCGCCACCGGTGGCAGCGGAACCAGCCGCACCGGCTGGGCCTGCGGGGGCATCTACAACAACGGCACCACCGTCCTCCGCAACTGCACCGTCAGCGGGAACACCGCCACCGCGACGGACGCCCCCGGCATCGGCGGGATCTTCAGTGCCGGAGGAAATTGCACGCTCTCCAGCACCGTGGTCGCGGCCAACACGGTCACGGGCTATGCCCGGCACCGTGACGTGCGGGGTGCCTTCACCTCGGACGGCTACAACTTCATCGGCGCCACCAACGGCTTCCCCGCGGGCGAGCATGAGGTGCGCGCCTTTGCCCAGGCCACCGACCTGACCGGGACGGAGCAATCCCCGCGCGATCCCAAGCTCGGCGCGTTCCAGAGCAACGGTGGCTCCACCAACACCATGCTCCCGCTGGCGGACAGCCCGCTGGTGGACCAGGGGAAGACCACCGCGGAAGCCCTGGATGACCAACGGGGCCGCAGCCGTTTCGTGGACGACGCCGCGATCCCCAATGCCGCGGGCGGCGACGGCGCGGACATCGGTGCCGTCGAATACGGCGCCCCGATCGATCTGCCGACGATCGAATTCACCGCCGGGGGTGCCGTCATCCGCCTGAAAGGGGAACGGGGGATGAACCACACGTTCGAATACAGCGACGATCTCGACGACCCGTGGACTCCCTTCGGCGGCGTGATCTTTTCAGATGGCGGAGGAAACCTTACGGTCCTGGATCCGTTCAATCCCGGCCCCCGGCCGCCACGCCGGTTCTACCGGGCCGTTCCCGCGCCATAG
- a CDS encoding efflux RND transporter permease subunit: protein MKSFTDIFIKFPVLAIVVNLVIVLVGWRAIYSLPVQQFPKLESSSVIITTVYYGASAETVRGFLTTPIEKVVSQIGGVDHVESTSRAGTSIVTVRLKLNHDTTAALAEVTARLQQVRAELPAEAEPPLVEIQRADRPYATFYLSFTSTERDVPAMTDWLTRTMQPQFSTLPGVQRVTLEGARPIAMRVWIDPDRLAALNLSPGDVQNALVRNNFLAAVGRTKGNLVEINLLANTDLRTEQEFSNIIVSEREGSIVRLSDVADVKLGAEEPDYVAKENKQESVYLGVWPLVGSNEIEIQQALTAKMEEIQATLPKDMRMKLVYDGTMFMRSALKEISKTLLETVLIVGLAVFLFLGSIRTALVPLIAMPISLIGAAAIMLALGFSLNLLTILAIVLAVGLVVDDAIVVVENIERHVREGKSRMQAALLGARELQGPIVAMTITLAAVYAPIGFQGGLTGSLFLEFAITLAAAVVVSGFVALTLSPVMSSKFIHAGGHEGRLTKFVNRIFDKVKAAYGVALDGALRIRWVIVGVSFVVMLAAVPFYLFSQREMAPVEDQSHISVFMDTSPDSTVEASNRDSMAVVDAVTSMPEAEYMWSLTTNWGGFGGMSAKDWKDRGRTTEEMYGELFGRVSQVPGIRVFPRLDPPLPTPGQYDVELVLLTDGPVEDLLPVAQQVIGAGFASGQFLYVDTDLKIDRPEARVNIDREQLADLGLDLAAVGQELGTLLGGAYVNRFNYFDRSYKVIPQLGDENRSAVGPLLDMKIKTPAGDLLPVSSFATVEARTSPRTLNRFQQQNAVKIFGGVAPGVTKEAGLRVLEDAAKKAMGKDLVMDHAGESRQIRKEGSALVVTLGFAIILIYLVLAAQFHSFRDPLIVLLGSVPLAISGALVFTFLGFTTINIYSQVGLITLVGLIAKNGILIVEFANELQTRGLEKVEALKEAALTRLRPVLMTTAATVFGHFPLVLVTGPGAEARNSIGIVLVTGMLVGTVFTLFVVPAFYVIIAAKHRRHEDEEAETEEIPAAAPLATA, encoded by the coding sequence GTGAAATCGTTCACCGATATCTTCATCAAGTTTCCGGTGCTGGCCATCGTGGTCAACCTGGTCATCGTCCTCGTCGGCTGGCGGGCCATCTACTCGCTGCCCGTCCAGCAGTTCCCGAAGCTGGAAAGTTCCTCCGTCATCATCACCACCGTCTATTACGGCGCGAGCGCGGAGACGGTGCGGGGCTTCCTCACCACACCCATCGAGAAAGTGGTGTCCCAGATCGGCGGCGTCGATCACGTGGAGTCCACCAGCCGGGCGGGCACCAGCATCGTGACGGTGCGGCTGAAGCTGAACCATGACACGACCGCCGCGCTGGCGGAGGTCACGGCACGTCTCCAGCAGGTGCGCGCGGAACTGCCCGCGGAGGCGGAGCCGCCGTTGGTGGAGATCCAGCGGGCCGACCGTCCGTATGCCACGTTCTATCTGAGCTTCACCTCCACGGAGCGGGATGTGCCGGCGATGACGGACTGGCTGACCCGCACCATGCAACCGCAGTTCTCCACGCTGCCGGGGGTGCAGCGCGTGACGCTGGAAGGCGCCCGCCCCATCGCGATGCGGGTGTGGATCGATCCGGACCGCCTCGCCGCGCTGAACCTCTCTCCGGGGGACGTCCAGAACGCCCTGGTGCGGAACAATTTCCTCGCCGCCGTCGGCCGCACGAAAGGGAACCTCGTGGAGATCAACCTGCTGGCGAACACCGACCTGCGGACCGAGCAGGAGTTCTCCAACATCATCGTCTCCGAGCGGGAGGGCAGCATCGTCCGCCTCAGTGATGTGGCGGATGTGAAGCTGGGCGCGGAGGAGCCGGACTACGTGGCGAAGGAAAACAAGCAGGAGTCCGTCTATCTGGGCGTGTGGCCGCTGGTCGGCTCCAACGAGATCGAGATCCAGCAGGCGCTCACCGCGAAGATGGAGGAGATCCAGGCCACGCTGCCGAAGGACATGAGGATGAAGCTGGTTTATGACGGCACCATGTTCATGCGCAGCGCGCTGAAGGAGATCAGCAAGACGCTGCTGGAGACGGTGCTCATCGTCGGCCTGGCGGTGTTCCTTTTCCTCGGTTCCATCCGCACCGCGCTGGTGCCGCTCATCGCCATGCCCATCTCGCTCATCGGCGCGGCGGCCATCATGCTCGCTCTCGGTTTCTCGCTGAACCTGCTGACCATCCTCGCCATCGTGCTGGCGGTCGGCCTGGTGGTGGATGACGCCATCGTCGTGGTGGAGAACATCGAACGGCACGTGCGGGAAGGGAAGTCGCGCATGCAGGCGGCGTTGCTCGGCGCACGGGAGCTGCAGGGTCCCATTGTCGCGATGACCATCACGCTGGCGGCGGTGTACGCGCCCATCGGCTTCCAGGGTGGCCTGACCGGCTCGCTGTTCCTGGAGTTCGCCATCACGCTGGCGGCGGCGGTGGTGGTGTCCGGCTTCGTCGCGCTGACGTTGTCCCCGGTGATGAGCTCGAAGTTCATCCACGCCGGCGGCCATGAAGGCAGGCTGACGAAGTTCGTGAACCGCATCTTCGACAAGGTGAAGGCGGCCTATGGCGTGGCGCTGGACGGCGCGCTGCGCATCCGGTGGGTCATCGTCGGCGTGTCCTTCGTGGTCATGCTCGCCGCAGTTCCGTTCTATCTGTTCTCCCAGCGGGAGATGGCGCCGGTGGAGGACCAGAGCCACATCAGCGTCTTCATGGACACCTCCCCGGACTCCACGGTGGAGGCGTCAAACCGGGACTCCATGGCGGTCGTCGATGCTGTCACCTCCATGCCGGAGGCGGAATACATGTGGTCGCTGACCACCAACTGGGGCGGCTTCGGCGGCATGTCCGCGAAGGACTGGAAGGACCGCGGGCGCACGACCGAGGAAATGTACGGCGAGCTTTTCGGCCGCGTTTCCCAGGTTCCTGGCATCCGCGTCTTCCCGCGGCTGGACCCTCCGCTGCCGACTCCCGGCCAATATGATGTCGAGCTGGTGCTGCTCACCGACGGCCCGGTGGAGGACCTGCTGCCGGTCGCGCAGCAGGTCATCGGCGCCGGATTCGCCAGCGGGCAGTTCCTTTACGTGGACACCGACCTCAAGATCGACCGTCCTGAAGCCCGCGTGAACATCGACCGCGAGCAGCTCGCGGACCTGGGGCTGGACCTCGCCGCGGTCGGCCAGGAACTCGGCACGCTCCTCGGTGGCGCGTATGTGAACCGTTTCAACTACTTCGACCGCAGCTACAAGGTGATCCCGCAGCTCGGGGATGAGAACCGCTCCGCCGTCGGGCCGTTGCTGGACATGAAGATCAAGACCCCGGCGGGGGACCTGCTGCCCGTTTCCTCCTTCGCCACCGTGGAGGCGCGGACCTCGCCGCGCACCCTGAACCGCTTCCAGCAACAGAATGCGGTGAAGATCTTCGGCGGCGTGGCTCCCGGCGTGACGAAGGAAGCCGGCCTCCGCGTGCTGGAGGACGCCGCGAAAAAAGCCATGGGCAAGGACCTGGTCATGGACCACGCGGGCGAGTCCCGCCAGATCCGCAAGGAAGGCTCCGCGCTGGTGGTCACGCTCGGCTTCGCCATCATCCTCATCTACCTCGTGCTGGCGGCCCAGTTCCACAGCTTCCGGGATCCGCTCATCGTGCTGCTCGGGTCGGTGCCGCTCGCCATCTCCGGCGCGCTCGTCTTCACCTTCCTCGGCTTCACCACCATCAACATCTACTCCCAGGTCGGCCTCATCACGCTGGTGGGACTGATCGCGAAGAACGGCATCCTGATCGTCGAGTTCGCGAACGAACTGCAGACCCGTGGACTGGAGAAAGTGGAGGCGTTGAAGGAAGCGGCCCTCACCCGGCTGCGGCCGGTGCTCATGACCACGGCGGCCACCGTCTTCGGCCACTTCCCGCTGGTGCTGGTCACCGGTCCGGGGGCGGAAGCGCGGAACAGCATCGGAATCGTGCTGGTCACCGGCATGCTGGTCGGCACCGTCTTCACCCTGTTCGTGGTGCCAGCGTTCTACGTCATCATCGCGGCGAAGCACCGCCGCCATGAGGATGAGGAGGCGGAGACGGAGGAAATCCCGGCCGCCGCACCGCTCGCCACGGCGTGA
- a CDS encoding efflux RND transporter periplasmic adaptor subunit: MKASSWIISLVLIGALGAAAVGLTAWKRADIKKSMEAAAAMPEPAESIVTVPAGEVDHRSSTVAVGTVLALRSVTLRNEMAGTVVKADLTPGKIVEAGTVLVALDVSVEEAELRAQEAQIALAETTLKRMQRLSGEDAAPVVDLERAQAERDIALAQAARTKAVMVRKTITAPFRARIGISDVHPGQYLEEGSQLTTLQGVDDAVHVDFTVTQVVVAGLKEGDHVEILAGGDRPPVLAEIVALDARVDPRNRSSVVRARIADAKQAPTPGSSVRVRVPVGEARKVVTVPVSALRRGPEGDHVFVVANDPKGNPRSQQRLVKSGPMNGDFIVIESGLKPGEIVATAGSFKLREGALVAVAAAPKAAAAGQAN; the protein is encoded by the coding sequence ATGAAAGCCAGTTCCTGGATCATCTCCCTCGTCCTCATCGGTGCGCTCGGTGCCGCCGCCGTCGGTCTCACCGCATGGAAGCGGGCCGATATCAAAAAATCCATGGAGGCCGCCGCCGCGATGCCGGAGCCGGCGGAAAGCATCGTCACCGTCCCGGCCGGGGAGGTGGACCACCGCAGCTCCACCGTGGCGGTGGGCACGGTGCTGGCCCTGCGCTCCGTCACCCTGCGCAATGAAATGGCGGGCACGGTGGTGAAGGCGGACCTCACCCCGGGCAAGATCGTGGAAGCGGGCACCGTGCTGGTGGCGCTGGACGTTTCCGTGGAGGAGGCGGAGCTGCGCGCGCAGGAAGCCCAGATCGCCCTGGCGGAAACCACGCTCAAGCGCATGCAGCGGCTCTCCGGGGAGGACGCCGCGCCGGTGGTGGACCTGGAGCGCGCGCAGGCGGAGCGCGACATCGCCCTGGCCCAGGCGGCCCGGACAAAGGCGGTCATGGTGCGCAAGACCATCACCGCGCCGTTCCGCGCCCGCATCGGCATTTCCGACGTCCACCCGGGCCAGTATCTGGAGGAGGGGAGCCAGCTCACCACCCTGCAGGGAGTGGATGACGCGGTGCATGTGGATTTCACCGTGACCCAGGTGGTGGTGGCGGGGCTCAAGGAGGGGGACCATGTGGAGATCCTTGCCGGCGGGGACCGTCCGCCGGTGCTCGCGGAGATCGTCGCGCTGGACGCGCGGGTGGATCCCCGCAACCGCAGCTCCGTCGTCCGCGCGCGCATCGCGGATGCGAAGCAGGCGCCCACGCCGGGGTCTTCCGTCCGGGTGCGCGTCCCTGTCGGGGAAGCCCGGAAGGTGGTCACCGTTCCGGTGAGCGCCCTGCGCCGCGGGCCGGAGGGAGACCATGTTTTCGTCGTCGCGAATGATCCCAAGGGCAATCCCCGCTCACAGCAGCGCCTCGTGAAAAGCGGACCGATGAACGGGGACTTCATCGTGATCGAGTCCGGCCTGAAGCCGGGCGAAATCGTCGCCACCGCCGGTTCGTTCAAACTCCGGGAAGGTGCGCTGGTCGCCGTGGCCGCCGCCCCGAAGGCCGCCGCCGCAGGCCAGGCCAACTGA